The following coding sequences are from one Candidatus Rokuibacteriota bacterium window:
- a CDS encoding amidohydrolase family protein: MIVDGHAHVTEDGYGSPELLAAQMAQANIDRAVLVPGGMIDVRKMTRYLTGAEPIHATAIPNQLVERLIRQRPEKFLGFYCVNPHEGDTAVAEFELAVRRGFRGLKLAPLVHRFSLTSRTVLDLAAACGALGVPLYTHVVYHPGACTEKMGLLAGQFSGTVFILGHMGFGPADMDAIELAARHDNLFLETSGGSYLILKAALERLGPGKLIFGSEFPLHHPQVELEKLDLLLRGPAFEQVTSTNMLALVA; this comes from the coding sequence AGATGGCGCAAGCGAACATCGATCGGGCCGTCCTGGTGCCGGGGGGCATGATCGACGTGAGGAAGATGACCCGCTACCTCACCGGCGCGGAGCCGATCCACGCGACGGCGATTCCGAACCAGCTCGTCGAGCGCCTGATCCGGCAGAGGCCGGAAAAATTCTTGGGGTTCTACTGCGTCAACCCCCACGAGGGCGACACCGCTGTGGCGGAGTTCGAGCTGGCCGTCCGGCGGGGATTCCGCGGTCTCAAGCTCGCCCCCCTCGTGCACCGCTTCTCCCTCACGTCGAGGACGGTTCTCGACCTGGCCGCTGCGTGCGGGGCGCTCGGCGTTCCCCTCTACACCCACGTCGTCTACCATCCCGGAGCGTGCACCGAGAAGATGGGACTGCTGGCGGGGCAGTTCTCCGGCACCGTCTTCATCCTCGGTCACATGGGGTTCGGCCCCGCCGACATGGACGCGATCGAGCTGGCGGCCCGGCACGACAACCTCTTTCTGGAGACGTCTGGTGGATCCTACCTGATCCTCAAGGCGGCCCTGGAACGGCTGGGCCCCGGGAAGCTGATCTTCGGCTCCGAGTTCCCGCTCCACCACCCGCAGGTCGAGCTGGAGAAGCTCGATCTGCTGCTCCGCGGCCCGGCGTTCGAGCAGGTGACCTCGACGAACATGCTGGCGCTCGTGGCCTGA